A single genomic interval of Roseomonas aeriglobus harbors:
- a CDS encoding RNA methyltransferase, with protein sequence MPREITAFSNPLVKATQRLRDKKHRRDAGLFLAEGLRILTEAREAGRLPETLFFTPTTADHRLVGALVDAVEAAGGDAIETTADILSKLSGKDNPGSVIGVYGEFLTPLANIDRTAAKIWLVAERLRDPGNLGTILRTADAVGAGGLILVDDCVDPFSVEAVRASMGALFTVPVARARWEEFRDWLRAGPGQLVGLSLDTTHDYRAATYEAPTFLLTGNEAQGMPDHMAEECDLLVKIPMLGKADSLNAAVATAVMAYEVLAQTRG encoded by the coding sequence ATGCCCCGCGAGATAACCGCCTTCTCCAATCCACTGGTCAAAGCCACCCAGCGCCTGCGCGACAAGAAGCATCGCCGTGACGCCGGGTTGTTCCTTGCGGAGGGCCTGCGCATCCTGACCGAAGCGCGGGAGGCGGGGCGTCTACCCGAGACACTGTTCTTCACGCCCACGACCGCAGATCACCGCCTGGTCGGCGCGTTGGTCGACGCGGTGGAAGCCGCGGGCGGCGACGCGATCGAGACGACCGCCGACATTCTGTCGAAGCTGTCGGGCAAGGACAATCCCGGTTCCGTTATAGGGGTTTATGGTGAATTCCTGACTCCGCTTGCCAATATCGACCGTACAGCCGCGAAGATATGGCTGGTCGCCGAACGGCTGCGCGACCCGGGCAATCTCGGGACCATCCTGCGCACCGCCGACGCGGTCGGCGCAGGCGGGCTGATCCTGGTCGATGATTGCGTCGATCCCTTTTCGGTCGAAGCGGTGCGGGCGAGCATGGGCGCACTGTTCACCGTGCCCGTCGCCCGCGCGCGGTGGGAGGAGTTCCGCGACTGGCTGCGCGCCGGACCGGGCCAGCTGGTCGGTTTGAGCCTCGATACGACGCACGACTACCGCGCCGCGACCTATGAGGCCCCGACGTTCCTGCTGACCGGCAACGAGGCGCAGGGCATGCCCGATCACATGGCGGAAGAGTGCGACCTGCTGGTGAAGATCCCGATGCTGGGCAAGGCGGACAGCCTGAACGCCGCGGTCGCAACCGCGGTGATGGCGTATGAGGTCCTCGCCCAAACCCGAGGATGA
- a CDS encoding serine/threonine protein kinase, with translation MASLSSETIHASCVAIDGQAVLIEGRSGTGKSDLALRLIDRGARLVSDDYTMLLRRGADLIARPPDNLAGKMEIRGIGIVELSHVVDMPVAMLVAITETPPRMPAGGRKRVLAGVEVREIALPSLEPSAPIKVEWALRHGRNGS, from the coding sequence ATGGCATCGCTGTCCAGCGAAACGATCCATGCCAGCTGCGTTGCCATCGACGGGCAGGCGGTCCTGATCGAGGGACGATCCGGTACCGGCAAATCCGACCTGGCGCTCCGCCTGATCGATCGCGGCGCGCGCCTGGTCAGTGACGACTATACGATGCTGCTGCGGCGCGGCGCCGACCTGATCGCGCGGCCGCCCGACAATCTGGCGGGGAAGATGGAAATTCGCGGGATCGGCATCGTCGAATTGTCGCATGTGGTCGATATGCCGGTTGCGATGCTGGTCGCCATCACCGAAACCCCGCCGCGGATGCCAGCGGGCGGGCGCAAGCGTGTCCTTGCCGGGGTCGAGGTGCGCGAAATCGCCCTGCCCTCGCTTGAGCCATCGGCACCGATCAAGGTCGAATGGGCGCTGCGCCACGGGCGAAACGGCTCATGA
- the rapZ gene encoding RNase adapter RapZ: protein MGAAPRAKRLMTMPQQILLVTGMSGAGKSTVLRTLEDLGWETVDNLPMTLIERLLETKAPAGSDGADRPLAICIGTRTRGFDAAQVIGRIQALQHQLGTDIGALFLDCAGAELDRRYSETRRRHPLALDRPASDGIAREREMLAPLRDWANRVIDTTDLSSNQLAQAIRATFAGEELGRPVLSVMSFGFARGLPRNADLVFDMRYLRNPHWVADLRPGTGLDADVAAYVAGDPAYAESVARIEDLLLLLLPRYRAEGKSYVTVAIGCTGGRHRSVHVADRIARRLQAEGFSPTVTHRDLGTAPQDSLEGAPKAKLISG from the coding sequence ATGGGCGCTGCGCCACGGGCGAAACGGCTCATGACGATGCCGCAGCAGATCCTGCTCGTCACCGGCATGTCGGGTGCGGGCAAGTCGACCGTCCTGCGCACGCTGGAGGATCTCGGCTGGGAAACGGTCGACAACCTGCCGATGACGCTGATCGAGCGGCTGCTGGAGACGAAGGCACCGGCCGGGTCCGACGGCGCCGACCGCCCCCTCGCGATCTGCATCGGTACGCGCACTCGCGGGTTCGACGCGGCGCAGGTGATCGGCCGCATCCAGGCGCTGCAGCACCAATTGGGCACCGATATCGGCGCGCTGTTTCTCGACTGCGCCGGTGCCGAGCTCGACCGACGCTATTCCGAGACGCGGCGCCGGCATCCGCTCGCGCTCGACCGCCCGGCGAGCGACGGGATCGCGCGCGAGCGCGAGATGCTCGCCCCGCTTCGCGACTGGGCCAACCGCGTCATCGACACGACGGACCTCAGCTCCAACCAGCTGGCCCAGGCCATTCGCGCGACCTTCGCCGGCGAGGAACTGGGGCGGCCGGTGCTGTCGGTCATGTCGTTCGGATTTGCCCGTGGGTTGCCGCGCAATGCCGATCTGGTCTTCGACATGCGATATCTGCGCAATCCGCATTGGGTGGCGGATCTGCGCCCCGGCACGGGGCTTGACGCCGATGTGGCGGCCTATGTCGCGGGCGACCCTGCCTATGCCGAATCGGTGGCGCGGATCGAGGATCTGCTGCTGTTGTTGCTCCCACGCTACAGGGCGGAGGGGAAATCCTATGTCACCGTCGCGATCGGCTGTACCGGCGGGCGGCATCGCTCGGTCCATGTCGCCGACCGCATCGCGCGACGGTTGCAAGCCGAGGGGTTTTCGCCCACGGTGACACATCGCGACCTCGGCACGGCGCCGCAGGACTCGCTCGAGGGTGCGCCGAAGGCGAAGTTGATTTCCGGATGA
- a CDS encoding peptide deformylase translates to MTVMTILEIPDAGLRAVAEPVPQVDDAVRTLIDDMFDTMYDARGIGLAATQVGVEKRVVVIDLQEGEDEDGKPIRDPKAFVNPEILWVSEELSKYNEGCLSIPEQYAEVERPARCRVKWLDRDGKDHEQEMDGLLATCMQHEIDHLNGVLFIDHISRLKRDMIVKKLNKARRAG, encoded by the coding sequence ATGACCGTGATGACCATCCTCGAAATCCCTGATGCGGGGCTTCGCGCCGTTGCCGAGCCGGTGCCCCAAGTCGACGACGCCGTTCGTACGCTGATCGACGACATGTTCGACACCATGTACGACGCACGCGGCATCGGCCTCGCCGCGACCCAGGTCGGTGTCGAGAAGCGCGTCGTCGTGATCGACCTGCAGGAGGGCGAGGACGAGGACGGCAAGCCGATCCGCGATCCGAAGGCATTCGTGAATCCCGAGATCCTGTGGGTCAGCGAAGAGCTGTCGAAGTATAATGAGGGCTGTTTGTCGATCCCCGAGCAATATGCCGAGGTCGAACGCCCCGCGCGCTGCCGCGTGAAGTGGCTCGACCGCGACGGCAAGGACCACGAGCAGGAGATGGACGGCCTGCTGGCGACCTGCATGCAGCACGAGATCGACCATCTGAACGGCGTGCTTTTCATCGACCATATCTCGCGGCTGAAACGCGACATGATCGTGAAGAAGCTGAACAAGGCGCGGCGCGCGGGCTGA
- a CDS encoding sensor N-terminal transmembrane domain-containing protein, which yields MPSDDPTSPRDLSLTWSARVSLTPRILAVNIIALAMLAGGFFYLDSFRSRILDSRIAQASREARLIADAIAAVPTEERGALIMGYARDTGARLRLYDPNGRLLDDTRTRGSTNAILRDPDKDPWRQDVARFLDGAIDTIVGATRAPLFRERRNGLDWPDVAAALDPTVARASVWRAPDRTPVITAAARYGDGIVFTTANARDITTTVRNERFRLFVVLAIVSLLSILLSLFLARTIVRPLRRLARAAVRVRLGRAREVVVPRLPDRRDEIGLLARALSDMSGALRARIDATEAFAADVTHELKNPLASMRSAVDGLARVEDPALQEQLLAVVRDDVHRLDRLITDISDASRLDAQLSRAKFESVDVGAMITALIDGRHAREVERGIRLSFRPDDGGPLNVYGEGARLERVFDNLVDNAISFSPDGGRIILAATRADDMLEIRVEDEGPGVPEADRESIFRRFHSVRPASEAFGRHSGLGLAIARTIVEGHGGSIMVESREDGRTGAAFVVRLPLAGRD from the coding sequence ATGCCCTCCGACGACCCCACTTCCCCCCGCGACCTGTCGCTGACGTGGTCTGCGCGCGTTTCACTGACGCCACGCATTCTGGCGGTGAACATCATCGCGCTCGCGATGCTCGCCGGCGGGTTCTTCTATCTCGACAGCTTCCGCAGCCGCATTCTCGACAGCCGCATCGCCCAGGCGAGTCGCGAGGCGCGGTTGATCGCCGATGCGATAGCAGCCGTGCCGACAGAGGAACGCGGTGCGCTGATCATGGGCTATGCCCGCGACACCGGTGCCCGGCTGCGGCTGTACGACCCGAACGGGCGGCTGCTCGACGATACCCGGACGCGCGGATCGACCAACGCGATCCTGCGCGATCCCGACAAGGACCCGTGGCGCCAAGACGTGGCGCGCTTTCTGGACGGCGCGATCGACACCATCGTCGGTGCCACCCGCGCGCCGCTGTTTCGCGAGCGACGCAACGGGCTGGACTGGCCCGACGTCGCCGCCGCGCTCGACCCGACGGTGGCGCGCGCGAGCGTATGGCGGGCGCCGGACCGAACGCCCGTCATCACCGCAGCGGCACGCTACGGCGATGGCATCGTCTTCACCACCGCCAACGCCCGCGACATCACCACGACCGTCCGTAACGAGCGGTTCCGCCTGTTCGTCGTGCTGGCGATCGTCTCGCTGCTGTCGATCCTGTTGTCGTTGTTCCTCGCCCGGACCATCGTGCGCCCGCTGCGCCGCCTAGCGCGCGCGGCGGTCCGGGTCCGGTTGGGCCGCGCGCGCGAAGTCGTCGTCCCCCGCCTGCCCGACCGCCGCGACGAGATCGGCCTGCTCGCGCGGGCCCTGTCCGACATGAGCGGGGCCTTGCGCGCCCGGATCGACGCGACCGAAGCTTTCGCAGCCGACGTGACGCATGAGCTGAAGAACCCGCTGGCATCGATGCGCTCGGCAGTCGACGGGCTCGCGCGGGTCGAGGATCCGGCGCTGCAGGAACAGCTGTTGGCGGTCGTGCGGGACGACGTCCATCGACTCGACCGGCTGATTACCGATATTTCCGACGCGTCGCGGCTCGATGCGCAGTTGAGCCGGGCGAAATTCGAAAGTGTCGACGTCGGCGCGATGATCACCGCATTGATCGACGGGCGCCACGCGCGCGAGGTCGAGCGCGGCATCCGCCTTTCCTTCCGCCCCGATGACGGCGGACCATTGAACGTCTATGGTGAAGGCGCGCGGCTGGAACGGGTGTTCGACAACCTTGTCGACAACGCGATTTCCTTCTCCCCCGACGGGGGCCGCATCATATTGGCCGCAACGCGCGCCGACGACATGCTGGAGATCCGGGTAGAAGACGAAGGCCCCGGCGTCCCCGAGGCGGATCGCGAATCAATCTTTCGCCGGTTCCATTCGGTGCGTCCGGCGAGCGAAGCCTTTGGCCGGCATTCGGGGCTGGGCCTCGCGATTGCCCGGACGATCGTGGAGGGGCATGGTGGCAGCATCATGGTCGAATCGCGTGAGGATGGGCGGACCGGCGCCGCCTTTGTCGTCCGCCTGCCGCTGGCGGGACGGGACTGA
- a CDS encoding methionyl-tRNA formyltransferase — protein sequence MRIVFMGTPDFAVPTLDALVAAGHDVVAAYSQPPRPGGRRGKAEVPSPVHQRAIALGIPVFTPVSLRKAEAQAAFAAHDADVAVVAAYGLILPQTVLDAPRHGCLNVHGSLLPRWRGAAPIQRAILAGDAETGVGIMQMEAGLDTGPVRAEARTLIGGKTAGALTAELAAMGARLMVQVLADLEAHPAVAQPDEGVTYAAKVDKAETRLDFDKTAIEVERQIRAFNPPGAWFEYAGERVRVLSADVIPGDGRGLVSTSSELDPGLRRGTVLDNLLTIASANGAIRPTRVQRAGRGVMTSADLLRGFPIPAGTQL from the coding sequence ATGCGGATCGTCTTCATGGGAACCCCCGACTTTGCGGTGCCGACGCTCGACGCGCTGGTCGCCGCCGGGCACGATGTCGTCGCAGCGTACAGCCAGCCTCCGCGGCCGGGCGGACGGCGCGGCAAGGCGGAGGTGCCCTCGCCTGTTCATCAGCGAGCGATCGCGCTGGGGATACCGGTGTTCACCCCGGTCAGCCTGCGCAAGGCCGAGGCGCAGGCAGCGTTCGCGGCCCATGATGCCGATGTCGCGGTGGTCGCCGCCTATGGCCTGATCCTGCCGCAAACGGTGCTCGATGCGCCGCGCCACGGGTGCCTGAACGTTCACGGGTCGCTCCTGCCGCGGTGGCGGGGCGCCGCGCCGATTCAGCGCGCGATCCTGGCAGGTGACGCGGAAACGGGCGTCGGCATCATGCAGATGGAGGCCGGGCTCGACACCGGGCCGGTGCGGGCAGAGGCGCGGACGTTGATCGGCGGCAAGACGGCGGGCGCGTTGACGGCGGAGCTGGCCGCGATGGGCGCACGGTTAATGGTCCAGGTGCTGGCCGATCTCGAAGCGCATCCTGCCGTCGCGCAGCCGGACGAGGGCGTTACTTACGCGGCCAAGGTCGACAAGGCGGAGACGCGGCTCGATTTCGACAAGACCGCGATCGAGGTCGAGCGCCAGATACGCGCTTTCAATCCGCCGGGGGCATGGTTCGAATATGCCGGGGAACGCGTCCGTGTCCTGTCCGCGGACGTGATCCCCGGCGACGGCCGGGGCTTGGTTTCCACATCGTCGGAGCTGGACCCCGGCCTTCGCCGGGGAACGGTGTTGGATAACCTTCTTACCATCGCCAGCGCGAACGGTGCCATTCGACCCACGCGTGTTCAACGGGCCGGACGTGGCGTCATGACGTCAGCCGACCTGCTCCGAGGCTTTCCGATCCCGGCCGGCACGCAGCTGTGA
- a CDS encoding HPr family phosphocarrier protein: MSEKAERTVLIANRRGLHARASAKFVTLASSQPCELVVRKDGSSVTGTSIMGLMMLGAAMGDHIVISAEGEHAETAVAALCELVEAKFGED, from the coding sequence ATGAGCGAAAAGGCCGAACGCACCGTCCTGATCGCCAACCGCCGCGGGCTCCACGCTCGCGCCAGCGCCAAGTTCGTTACCCTCGCGTCGTCGCAGCCGTGTGAGCTGGTGGTCCGCAAGGACGGGTCGAGTGTGACCGGCACGTCGATCATGGGGCTGATGATGCTCGGCGCGGCGATGGGCGACCACATCGTGATCTCGGCCGAGGGCGAGCATGCGGAGACCGCGGTCGCGGCGTTGTGCGAGCTGGTAGAAGCCAAGTTCGGTGAGGATTAA
- a CDS encoding PTS sugar transporter subunit IIA, with the protein MIGLVLVTHGRLAEEFVVAMEHVVGKQDRIATICIGPEDDMEGRRADIATAIADVDQGAGVIVLTDLFGGTPSNLAISLMRPGKVEVIAGINLPMLIRLGGARKAMKVADAVSAARDAGRKYISVASEVLGEAAA; encoded by the coding sequence ATGATCGGCCTGGTTCTCGTCACGCATGGTCGTCTGGCGGAAGAATTTGTTGTGGCGATGGAGCATGTCGTCGGCAAACAGGATCGGATCGCCACGATCTGCATCGGGCCGGAGGACGATATGGAAGGTCGCCGCGCCGACATCGCCACCGCCATCGCCGACGTCGACCAGGGCGCTGGCGTAATCGTGCTGACCGACCTGTTCGGAGGCACGCCCTCCAACCTCGCCATCTCGCTGATGCGGCCAGGCAAGGTCGAGGTGATCGCAGGGATCAACCTGCCGATGCTGATCCGCCTGGGTGGCGCGCGCAAGGCGATGAAGGTCGCCGACGCGGTCAGTGCTGCGCGCGATGCGGGCCGCAAATATATCTCCGTCGCCTCCGAAGTTTTGGGAGAAGCCGCTGCATGA
- a CDS encoding META domain-containing protein, which produces MKALFLVPALLIAVPAAAQSDRAPYRALGTEPFWSLTIDAATLRYEPAGGRPITVVKPRPIVGINGELYRTPRMTVDITHTRCSDGMSDRVYADTVRVRIGRQERNGCGGRIVSDGAANALTGTWRVDALNGRPVRLDRPATLTFAGNRLSGRVCNGFGGTYRFARGTLTTSEIIGTQMACMDGRTQVETTLVATLRTPLKVSSGSRADTLVLSNGRSSVTLRRAD; this is translated from the coding sequence ATGAAAGCCCTGTTTCTGGTCCCCGCCCTGCTGATCGCGGTGCCCGCCGCCGCCCAGTCCGACCGCGCACCCTATCGCGCGCTCGGGACCGAACCGTTCTGGTCGCTGACCATCGATGCCGCCACGCTCCGGTACGAGCCCGCCGGCGGTCGCCCCATTACCGTAGTGAAGCCACGGCCGATCGTCGGGATCAACGGCGAGCTCTACCGCACGCCGCGGATGACGGTCGATATCACCCACACGCGCTGTTCGGACGGGATGAGCGACCGCGTCTATGCCGACACGGTCCGGGTTCGCATCGGCCGGCAGGAGCGAAACGGCTGCGGCGGGCGGATCGTCAGCGACGGGGCTGCGAACGCGCTGACCGGGACGTGGCGGGTCGATGCCCTGAACGGCCGCCCGGTCCGCCTCGACCGGCCAGCCACTTTGACCTTTGCCGGCAACCGGCTGTCGGGCAGGGTCTGCAACGGCTTTGGCGGGACCTATCGTTTCGCTCGGGGAACGCTGACGACGAGCGAGATCATCGGCACCCAGATGGCATGCATGGACGGGCGGACGCAGGTGGAGACCACGCTGGTCGCGACGCTGCGCACGCCGTTGAAGGTGTCGAGCGGCAGCCGCGCGGATACGCTCGTTCTGTCAAACGGCAGGTCGAGCGTGACGCTGCGGCGCGCGGACTGA
- the recR gene encoding recombination protein RecR, which translates to MASPEIEALTNALARLPGLGPRSARRAVLHLLKRRETTLAPLLSALAAVNDRLETCAVCGNVDTSNPCAICADPRRDTRSLCVVEEVADLWALDRSRLFPGKFHVLGGRLSALEGVRPEDLAIDSLVRRIEGGGIDEVVLAMNATLEGQTTAHYVAERIERFPVRVTQLAHGLPVGGELDYLDDGTLAQALRARRPLA; encoded by the coding sequence ATGGCTTCCCCCGAAATCGAGGCGCTGACCAACGCGCTGGCGCGGCTTCCCGGTCTCGGCCCCCGCTCGGCACGACGTGCCGTCCTGCATCTGTTGAAGCGCCGCGAAACGACGTTGGCGCCGTTGCTGAGCGCCCTCGCCGCGGTCAACGATCGGCTGGAAACCTGCGCGGTGTGTGGGAATGTCGACACGTCGAACCCTTGCGCGATCTGCGCCGACCCGCGCCGCGACACGCGCTCGCTCTGCGTCGTGGAGGAAGTCGCCGATCTGTGGGCGCTCGACCGCTCACGGCTTTTCCCCGGCAAGTTTCACGTGCTCGGCGGTCGGCTGTCCGCGCTTGAGGGCGTGCGACCGGAGGATCTGGCGATCGACAGCCTGGTTCGCCGGATCGAGGGCGGCGGGATCGACGAGGTCGTGCTGGCGATGAATGCGACGCTCGAGGGGCAGACCACCGCCCATTATGTCGCCGAGCGGATCGAGCGGTTTCCGGTGCGCGTGACGCAACTCGCCCACGGCCTGCCGGTCGGTGGGGAGCTCGACTATCTGGATGACGGGACTCTCGCTCAGGCGCTCAGGGCACGACGCCCTCTCGCTTGA
- a CDS encoding response regulator transcription factor — translation MTATIALVDDDRNILTSVSIALQTEGFLTRVYSDGETALKALLDNPPDLAVLDVKMPRMDGLELLRRLREKSMVPVIFLTSKDDELDEALGLAMGADDYIAKPFSQRLLIARIRAILRRTEGAPMGVEAGAQEGQAPIERGRLVMDPARHRVTWAGNPVTLTVTEFLILETLAQRPGIVKTRNQLMDAAYQDDIYVDDRTIDSHIKRVRRKFREVDPEFDAIETLYGAGYRFSDE, via the coding sequence ATGACCGCAACGATCGCGCTCGTCGACGACGACCGGAACATCCTGACTTCGGTCTCGATCGCGCTGCAGACGGAAGGGTTTCTGACCCGCGTCTATTCCGATGGCGAGACGGCGCTGAAGGCGCTGCTCGACAACCCTCCCGACCTGGCCGTGCTCGACGTCAAGATGCCGCGGATGGATGGGCTCGAGCTGCTGCGCCGCCTGCGCGAGAAGTCGATGGTCCCCGTCATCTTCCTCACCAGCAAGGACGACGAACTGGACGAGGCGCTGGGTCTGGCGATGGGCGCGGACGATTATATCGCCAAGCCGTTCAGCCAGCGGCTCCTGATCGCTCGCATCCGTGCGATCCTGCGCCGTACCGAAGGCGCGCCGATGGGCGTGGAAGCAGGGGCGCAGGAAGGACAGGCGCCGATCGAGCGCGGCCGCCTGGTCATGGACCCGGCACGCCACCGCGTAACCTGGGCAGGAAATCCGGTGACACTGACGGTCACCGAATTCCTGATCCTGGAAACGCTCGCGCAGCGGCCCGGCATCGTGAAGACGCGCAACCAGCTGATGGACGCTGCCTATCAGGACGACATCTACGTGGACGACCGCACGATCGACAGCCACATCAAGCGGGTGCGCCGCAAGTTCCGCGAGGTCGACCCGGAGTTCGACGCGATCGAGACGCTGTACGGGGCCGGATATCGGTTTTCGGACGAGTGA
- the rmuC gene encoding DNA recombination protein RmuC, translated as MDSTAFLLIVLALVIGVGVGWLLGSRGVAEVRAERDAREAEFKRAISELAVASERVRDMPELREALEVTTEERDRARLECVELRTKAAAFEARFAEFKADREAMAAQFRDLGAKVLDSAQESFLKRADARFGQAGEANEAKIKALLAPVETTLKRYEEGLHRVEKDRIDSYAGLREAVEQVRVGQGQVRDETAKLVNALRTSPKARGRWGEQSLRNVLEQAGLSPFADFQQEVVVGTDEGVLRPDVIVRLPGGRRLVIDAKCSLNAFLDASDAIDDETRTRAMNAHAASVRNHAQQLGSKSYWDKFGDAADYVVMYIPGEHFLFAALEQDPRLWEWAIERRVLLATPTNLVAIAKTIANIWRQEKLIDDARAVDALGKELHERLATAATHLKRVGGGLNSAVDNYNKFVASFEGRVLVSARRFRDLSVGTGAKEIESVDTVDALARQTAVDVAMLPAADAPPADDGVTEREAAE; from the coding sequence ATGGATTCCACTGCCTTCCTCCTGATCGTCCTCGCGCTCGTGATCGGGGTTGGGGTGGGCTGGCTGCTCGGCAGCCGCGGCGTGGCGGAGGTCCGCGCCGAGCGCGACGCGCGCGAGGCGGAGTTCAAGCGCGCGATATCCGAACTCGCCGTCGCATCGGAACGCGTTCGCGACATGCCCGAGCTGCGCGAGGCCCTGGAAGTCACCACCGAAGAACGCGATCGCGCCCGCCTGGAATGCGTTGAGCTTCGCACCAAGGCCGCTGCGTTCGAAGCGCGGTTCGCCGAATTCAAGGCCGACCGTGAGGCGATGGCCGCGCAGTTCCGCGACCTCGGTGCGAAGGTACTCGATTCGGCGCAGGAAAGCTTCCTGAAGCGCGCCGACGCCCGGTTCGGCCAGGCCGGGGAGGCGAACGAAGCGAAGATCAAGGCGTTGCTCGCACCCGTCGAGACGACGCTGAAGCGCTACGAGGAGGGCCTGCACCGCGTCGAGAAGGACCGGATCGACAGCTATGCGGGATTGCGCGAGGCGGTCGAGCAGGTCCGCGTCGGCCAGGGGCAGGTCCGCGACGAAACCGCCAAGCTCGTCAACGCTCTGCGCACCAGCCCGAAGGCACGCGGGCGCTGGGGCGAACAGTCGTTGCGCAACGTGCTCGAACAGGCGGGGCTCTCGCCATTTGCCGATTTCCAGCAGGAGGTTGTCGTCGGCACCGACGAGGGTGTGCTGCGCCCCGACGTGATCGTTCGCCTGCCGGGCGGACGGCGCCTGGTGATCGACGCGAAATGCTCGCTCAACGCCTTCCTCGACGCGAGCGACGCGATCGACGACGAGACGCGGACGCGGGCGATGAATGCGCATGCCGCGTCGGTTCGCAACCACGCCCAGCAGCTTGGCTCCAAAAGCTATTGGGACAAGTTCGGCGACGCCGCCGACTATGTCGTGATGTACATTCCAGGCGAACATTTCCTGTTCGCCGCCTTGGAGCAGGACCCGCGGCTGTGGGAATGGGCGATCGAGCGCCGCGTGCTGCTCGCGACGCCGACCAATCTGGTCGCCATCGCCAAGACGATCGCGAACATCTGGCGTCAGGAAAAGCTGATCGACGATGCCCGCGCCGTCGATGCGCTGGGCAAGGAACTCCATGAGCGCCTGGCGACCGCGGCGACGCACCTGAAGCGGGTCGGCGGCGGGTTGAACTCGGCGGTCGACAACTACAATAAATTCGTGGCCAGCTTCGAAGGCCGCGTCCTCGTCTCCGCCCGCCGCTTCCGCGACCTGAGCGTTGGCACGGGCGCAAAGGAGATCGAGAGCGTCGACACGGTCGACGCGCTCGCCCGCCAGACCGCGGTCGACGTCGCCATGCTCCCGGCCGCGGATGCTCCGCCAGCCGACGACGGCGTGACGGAACGGGAAGCGGCGGAGTAG